A single region of the Brassica rapa cultivar Chiifu-401-42 chromosome A03, CAAS_Brap_v3.01, whole genome shotgun sequence genome encodes:
- the LOC103856996 gene encoding probable long-chain-alcohol O-fatty-acyltransferase 4 has product MEEDLKNFIKVWVSAIISISYCYYLSTRFKAGVFRLLFILPVCVQFLFLPLCFSSLHFTGFTVFSLTWLANFKLILFSFNKGPLYPTPPNISQFICFTCFPIKLQQNPKPRIHLPKWVFAIRVAIFGVLLYMYDYKKDMSSNMLLVLYSLHIYLEFEILLAPLKLLLSMLLGCDLEPQFNEPYLATSLQDFWGRRWNLMVPAILRPAVYVPVRRITERNMKSEHAKFLGVFATFLVSGAVHELIFFYFTRESPTGEVTLYFILHGVCTAAEVAAKRTGLLKPWKMSVMVSRLLTVGFVVVTGGWLFFPPLIRSGMIERLSNEVFLSTDFTKQKVFSIFGEFSKILG; this is encoded by the coding sequence ATGGAGGAAGATCTCAAGAACTTCATTAAGGTTTGGGTCTCAGCTATAATCTCCATATCTTATTGCTACTACTTATCAACCAGATTCAAAGCTGGAGTTTTTCGATTACTCTTCATTCTTCCCGTTTGTGTTCAGTTTCTTTTCCTTCCTCTGTGTTTCTCCTCTCTTCACTTCACTGGTTTCACTGTGTTTTCCCTCACATGGCTAGCTAATTTCAAGCTCATCCTCTTCTCTTTCAACAAAGGTCCTCTTTACCCAACTCCCCCTAATATCTCTCAGTTCATCTGCTTCACTTGCTTCCCCATAAAGCTTCAACAAAACCCTAAACCTCGAATTCACTTGCCCAAATGGGTTTTTGCTATTAGAGTTGCTATCTTTGGTGTGTTGTTATATATGTATGATTACAAAAAAGATATGTCTTCAAATATGCTATTGGTTCTCTATTCTCTTCATATATACTTGGAGTTTGAGATTCTTTTAGCTCCCTTGAAACTTCTGCTTAGTATGTTACTTGGGTGCGATCTCGAGCCTCAGTTCAACGAGCCATACTTAGCCACCTCTCTTCAAGACTTCTGGGGTCGCCGGTGGAACCTAATGGTCCCTGCTATCCTCCGGCCGGCCGTCTACGTTCCGGTGCGACGCATCACCGAACGGAACATGAAGTCCGAGCATGCTAAGTTCTTGGGAGTTTTTGCCACGTTCCTCGTCTCTGGTGCAGTTCACGAGTTGATCTTCTTCTACTTTACACGTGAATCGCCTACCGGAGAAGTCACTTTGTACTTTATATTACATGGAGTTTGCACTGCTGCTGAAGTAGCGGCGAAGAGGACAGGCTTGTTGAAGCCGTGGAAGATGAGTGTGATGGTATCAAGGCTGCTCACGGTGGGGTTTGTGGTTGTGACCGGTGGTTGGTTGTTTTTTCCTCCTCTTATTAGGAGTGGCATGATCGAGAGACTCTCTAACGAAGTCTTTTTGTCCACTGACTTCACCAAGCAAAAagtttttagtatttttggTGAATTTTCCAAAATCTTGGGTTGA
- the LOC103857214 gene encoding probable long-chain-alcohol O-fatty-acyltransferase 5 → MEEDLKSFIKVWVYGIISISYCYYITTRIRSGVPRLLSIFPVLVLFLVIPLSFSSAHLSLYTTFSLTFLANFKLILFSFDKGPLIPLPTTLGRFFCFTCFPIKAQENPNSQNHFPKRDVAVKVAIVGVLLHLYGYRNNLSPTLLLALYFVQLYLEIDIVASFLKIAVVIFLGCDLEPQSNKPYLATSLQDFWGRRWNLMVPAILRAAVYAPMRQVSQRRMSSGWGLFPGVLAAFIVSGLYHELLFYYLTREVPTWEVTWYFVLQGVCTAAEIALKKKTTVTRRWQLTPAVSRLLTVGFVFVTGVWLFAPQLVRSGVLERYKYEEVLFVDFIKQKFITLLRIFLTSVKSFNGV, encoded by the coding sequence ATGGAGGAAGACCTCAAAAGCTTTATCAAAGTATGGGTTTATGGAATAATCTCTATATCTTATTGTTATTACATAACAACCAGAATCAGATCTGGTGTTCCTCGTTTACTCTCTATCTTTCCCGTTCTTGTTCTGTTTCTTGTTATTCCTCTGTCTTTCTCCTCTGCGCATTTGTCTTTATACACGACGTTTTCGCTTACGTTCCTCGCTAATTTTAAACTTATCCTCTTCTCCTTTGATAAAGGTCCTCTAATCCCACTTCCTACAACTCTCGGCAGATTTTTCTGCTTTACTTGCTTCCCAATCAAAGCCcaagaaaaccctaattctcAAAATCATTTTCCTAAAAGGGATGTCGCCGTTAAAGTTGCTATCGTTGGTGTGTTACTACATTTGTATGGCTACAGAAATAATCTGTCTCCGACTCTGCTTTTGGCTCTCTATTTTGTTCAACTCTACTTGGAGATTGACATTGTTGCATCATTCCTCAAAATTGCGGTTGTTATCTTTCTTGGCTGTGACCTCGAGCCACAGTCCAATAAACCATACTTAGCCACATCTCTACAAGACTTCTGGGGACGCCGGTGGAATCTCATGGTTCCCGCGATTCTCCGGGCAGCTGTTTACGCCCCAATGCGGCAAGTCTCTCAACGAAGAATGAGTTCCGGTTGGGGACTGTTTCCTGGTGTTTTAGCGGCCTTCATCGTCTCCGGACTGTATCATGAACTGCTCTTTTATTATTTAACTCGTGAGGTGCCAACATGGGAAGTTACTTGGTACTTCGTTTTACAAGGAGTTTGCACTGCGGCAGAAATAgcattgaagaagaagacgacggtGACGCGGCGGTGGCAGTTGACTCCGGCGGTATCGCGGCTGCTCACAGTGGGGTTTGTGTTTGTGACCGGTGTTTGGCTATTTGCACCTCAGCTTGTACGGAGCGGCGTGTTGGAGAGATACAAATATGAGGAAGTTTTGTTTGTTGATTTTATTAAGCAGAAGTTTATAACTTTGTTGCGGATATTTTTGACGAGCGTTAAATCTTTTAACGGTGTTTGA
- the LOC103856995 gene encoding probable long-chain-alcohol O-fatty-acyltransferase 2 has translation MEEELRNLVKVCISVLISISYCYYISSKIPKGFVRLLSLLPIFIIFLLIPLFFSSLHFCAISAFFLTWLANFKLLLFAFDQEPLSPLPSSFSRFLCFTCFPIKTYQNPSSNRIYNKPKWVLASKVVLFSFLLHLYGKNYHNSLPRLAFLSIFTIHVYIELEFILVLVGALLSTLLGCEIEPVFNEPYLATSFQDFWSRRWNRMVPSVLRPTVHIPVQQFTARLIGQNASFYAGMLATFIVSGLMHELVYFYIIRKSPTWEVTCFFLLHGVVTCLEIAVKRMRLCPSPHRVVSRLVVVAFMFVTSVWLFAPQLLRYDVHKRLISECLFVIDVVKESCFAS, from the coding sequence ATGGAAGAAGAGTTGAGAAACTTAGTCAAGGTCTGTATCTCTGTCTTAATCTCCATATCTTACTGTTACTACATCTCTTCAAAAATTCCCAAAGGTTTTGTTCGtctcctttctcttcttccCATCTTTATTATCTTTCTTCTCATCCCTCTCTTCTTTTCATCCCTCCACTTCTGTGCCATCTCAGCTTTTTTCCTTACATGGCTAGCAAATTTCAAGCTCCTTCTCTTTGCTTTTGATCAAGAACCTTTAAGCCCACTTCCTTCAAGTTTCTCCCGTTTCCTATGCTTCACTTGTTTCCCAATCAAAACCTATCAAAACCCTTCTTCAAACCGAATATACAACAAACCCAAATGGGTTCTTGCTTCCAAAGTTGTACTCTTTTCCTTCTTATTACATCTCTACGGTAAAAATTATCATAACAGTTTACCTCGATTGGCTTTCTTGTCTATCTTTACCATCCATGTCTACATTGAGTTAGAATTTATCTTAGTCTTAGTGGGTGCTTTACTCTCTACACTTCTTGGTTGTGAAATCGAACCGGTTTTTAATGAGCCTTACTTGGCTACTTCTTTTCAAGACTTCTGGAGTCGTAGATGGAACCGCATGGTCCCATCCGTTCTACGTCCAACTGTTCACATCCCGGTTCAGCAATTTACCGCGCGGTTAATCGGTCAAAACGCGTCTTTTTACGCTGGAATGCTGGCCACGTTTATTGTCTCCGGGTTGATGCATGAGCTGGTTTACTTTTATATTATCCGAAAGTCTCCAACTTGGGAAGTCACTTGTTTCTTTCTGTTGCATGGAGTTGTAACTTGTCTGGAAATAGCTGTAAAGAGGATGCGGTTGTGTCCATCGCCACATCGAGTGGTCTCGCGCCTTGTTGTTGTGGCGTTTATGTTCGTTACGTCTGTTTGGTTGTTTGCCCCTCAACTACTGAGATATGATGTGCATAAGAGACTGATAAGTGAATGTTTGTTTGTTATTGACGTTGTCAAAGAAAGTTGTTTCGCATCTTAA